A genomic segment from Triticum dicoccoides isolate Atlit2015 ecotype Zavitan chromosome 1A, WEW_v2.0, whole genome shotgun sequence encodes:
- the LOC119268532 gene encoding probable esterase PIR7A, protein MEGDKHHFVLIHGVCHGAWSWYRVATALEAAGHRVTALDMAGCGASPGRGEEVASFEEYSRPLLDAVAALAEGEKAVLVAHSFGGQSLALAMERYPEKVSVAVFVTATMPAAGKPMTYAFKQLLQGKGPDFFMDSTLGSTGDPRNPDKTFLFGPKYMARRVYQLSPPEDLTLGIAMVRPSRRFLNDDTMNGDVLTSARYGAVRRVYVVAEDDEWKPPGMQRLMASWNPGTEVMGLQGADHMPMFSKSRELSELLMVIANKYPRS, encoded by the exons ATGGAAGGCGACAAGCACCACTTCGTCCTGATCCACGGCGTCTGTCACGGCGCGTGGTCCTGGTACAGGGTGGCCACCGccctggaggccgccggccaccGCGTCACCGCGCTGGACATGGCCGGGTGCGGCGCCAGCCCCGGGCGCGGCGAGGAGGTGGCGTCCTTCGAGGAGTACAGCCGGCCGCTGCTGGACGCAGTGGCGGCGCTGGCGGAGGGCGAGAAGGCGGTCCTCGTCGCCCACAGCTTTGGCGGGCAGAGCCTCGCGCTGGCCATGGAGAGGTACCCGGAAAAAGTATCCGTGGCCGTGTTCGTCACGGCCACCATGCCCGCCGCAGGGAAGCCCATGACGTACGCGTTCAAACAG ctattgcaagggaaagggccaGATTTCTTCATGGATTCCACGCTCGGAAGCACCGGTGATCCCCGGAATCCGGATAAGACGTTTCTGTTCGGACCAAAGTACATGGCGCGGAGAGTGTATCAGCTGAGCCCTCCTGAG GATCTGACCCTGGGAATTGCGATGGTGAGGCCGTCACGGCGGTTCCTAAATGACGACACCATGAACGGGGACGTCCTGACGTCGGCGAGGTACGGAGCGGTGAGGCGTGTGTACGTCGTGGCCGAGGACGACGAGTGGAAGCCGCCGGGGATGCAGCGGCTCATGGCCTCGTGGAACCCCGGCACTGAAGTCATGGGATTGCAGGGAGCTGATCACATGCCCATGTTCTCAAAGTCGAGGGAGCTCTCAGAATTACTCATGGTGATTGCCAACAAGTACCCAAGAAGCTGA